AAGTAAACCAAAGAGTGCCAAGCTAGGTATAGTTTGGAGAATATTCGCTATGCCGAGAATTGGTTGGCGGAGATAGGTTTTACGTGTAATTAAAATACCTAATGGAATGCCCACAAGGATGGCAATTCCGATCGCGATGCCGACTAAAAATAGATGTTCGAGTGTATGCTGAAGAATTTCTGGGGCATACTTAATTAAGAAGAAATTTTTCATAAAGTATCTTGCAGGGAACGCAGACATTGGAGAAAGGCGAGGCTTTCTGGATGTTGCGATCGCATAAATTCATCTCTCGTCCCCAATACTACCAATTCTCCGCCATACATTAAACCAATTCTCGATGCCAAAACTAAGGCTTCTTGAATATCGTGGGTGACGAAAACAACTGTCTTGCCTAACTCTTGCTGCAAATGCCGAAACTCTTGTTGCAGTTCGAGGCGCGTAATTGGATCGAGTGCGCCAAAGGGTTCATCCATCAACAACACCGGCGGATCTGCTGCTAAAGCCCTGGCTACACCGACTCTTTGCCTTTGTCCTCCTGAAAGTTCGTGCGGATAACGTGTGGCAAATTGTGCTGGTTCTAAGCCTACCAATTGCAACAACTCATAAACCCGCGTTTTAATTTGTTTTGGTTGCCAACCTTCTAAAGACGGGACTAAACCCACATTGCGTTCAACTGTAAAATGGGGAAATAAACCAATTTCTTGAATGACGTAACCAATTTTTCGCCGCAGTTTAATTTCATCCCATTGAGTTGTGGGAATGCCATCAAATAAAACTTCGCCTTGTGTAGGTGTAAATAGGCGATTAATTAACTTCATTGTCGTGGTTTTGCCGCTACCACTGCGCCCAAGTAATACCAGTGCTTCTCCTTGACTGATGGTGAAATTGAGATTTGACACCAATGGGCGATGATTGCGGCTAAAGGTGACATCGCGGAATTCGATGGCGGTTTGGTTATTTTGCGGCATGAGTGGCTTTTGGGGGACGCTAGCTATTAGACTTCTTGGCATTTGTTCTTTTTGCACTCTTGTGGAAAAAGGTTAAAGGGGAAAGGGAAAATAACAAACCTTTCCCCTTTTCCCAACTTCTGCAAGATGTCTATTGTATTATGTGCTGATTTTGCTAGCGTGCTAACGCCCATTTGCTTTTCCTAAAATTAGTCTGAGTGGTGATTTTCTCCAAAGTAGGGAGTAGCTAAAGCTTTTGGAGGTGTAGATTTTCCCAACTTACTTACTAATGCTAATAAAGCGATCGCGTTCTGTTTGACTTATTTCAACACTTTAAAGAAACAATTTCTCCCGGATTTCTCAAAGACGCGATTTATCGCGTCTTTTACCTTATCCTGCATTTTATGCAGTTTTAGCATTTTCATCAGATGCTTGTTCTGCAACATTTTTTAAGCGGCTCGATCTGATTTTGCGGATGCGATCGCTATAGCGAACACCACCCGCCATCTCATATTCACGGCTGTCTTTGCCGTACTTAATACCAACCACCATCAGCATCTTTTCAGAAAGCTGACTCAAGTTTTTTTCCATCTCTTCAATTTCAGTTTTAGAAGAGTCAACTACAGATAGAGCAGTATTATAAACATCAATTTTGCCGCGTAACTGGTCGATTGACTCAACTAATTTTTCTAGACTATAATCTTCGTCAAATTTGACGCTTGGAACAATCGATTTCAGTCCAGCCGATCTTAACTGAGCTTTTTCTAAAACACGGGATGTACGTTTTTTACGAGACATAAAACTACTCCTTTAAAATTCTTATAGAGCTAGCTTGCCTCAATTAAACTGCATTTTGGTTCAGCAAAACTCGCAGTTTTTGTAATAAAATTTTTAAGTCATAGCAGTAAATTTTCGGAATTTTATTACTAAACATTGGTATTTACAGCACTTCCGGCAGCTATGAGGTACATCCTCAAAGCTGGAAGCTATGATAGAAAAGGGCAAAAAGAAAAACTGTACTGTATTGCATAATAGCTGTCAGTGCTTTAACCCAAGTTTTTCTAGTCCTCTTCTAGAGGACTTGCACCATTAGACAGGGAATTCTATTCCCTGGCGGTCTGTATTGCATAATAGCTGTCAGTGCTGTATATAGATAATTGTCTCAGCTTCATCAAAACTTTAAGGGACACTACTCCCATAAGTTGCGAACCTGCTCCCACAAGTTGCGAACCTGCTCCCACAAGTTGCGAACCTGCTCCCACAAGTTGCGAACCTGCTCCCATAAGTTGCGAACCTGCTCCCATAAGTTGCGAACCTGCTCCCACAAGTTGCGAACCTACTCCCACAAGTTGCGAACCTGCTCCCACAAGTTGCGAACCTGCTCCCATAAGTTGCGAACCTGCTTCTTAGTCATTTGACCTTAGCGCAGGTTTATGCAGCTTTAGCTTATTATCATGCTAACCGCGACCAAATTGACGCTGACATTGCAGCAGAAGAGGCAGCGTCATCTTGTCCGCCCCGAACGGGTGAGACACCCATCCCACAAGAGTTTTTCTAATGCACTATTTAAGGCTAGATACGCCACTACTAATTAAGACTCCATTTCTGCCAATTCTAACCACCGTTCAGTCGCCACATCGATCGCGTGCTTGAGCTTTTCTACATGATCATACAATTTCTGCACTTGGCTATAATTACCCGGTGAGACATTCGCTAGTGTTTTCTCGGTTTCTTCTTTCTCAGCCTCTAACTCGGCAATTTTACCTTCTAGCTGCTCAAATTCTTTTTTCTCCCAATTGGATAATCTCCGCCGCTTGGTATTCTCTCCATCCTTGGTTGAAGCCGCACCATTTTGGGTTTCAACATTTTTTGGCTTCTCCTTAGCGTTCGCAGCTTGTTGCTGCGCCTCTTCAGCCTTCTTATAGTCCAGATAAATCGAGTAATTACCTGGATATTGCCGCAGATTACCGCCTTCCTCAAAGGAAAATACTGTGTCAATGGTGCGATCTAAAAAGTAGCGATCGTGAGAAACTACAATTACACACCCGGCAAAGTCTTCTAAATAATCCTCTAATACTGCCAAGGTCTGAACATCTAAATCATTTGTCGGTTCATCTAAAATTAAGACATTGGGCGCACCCATCAAAACCCGCAACAGAAATAAACGGCGTTTTTCCCCACCCGAAAGTTTACTAATTGGGGCATACTGCTGATTACCAGGAAACAAAAACCGCTCTAACATTTGCGAAGCACTAATTTGAGTTCCATCGGTAATTTTTACAAATTCTCCTTCTT
This portion of the Nostoc sp. GT001 genome encodes:
- a CDS encoding ATP-binding cassette domain-containing protein, which translates into the protein MPQNNQTAIEFRDVTFSRNHRPLVSNLNFTISQGEALVLLGRSGSGKTTTMKLINRLFTPTQGEVLFDGIPTTQWDEIKLRRKIGYVIQEIGLFPHFTVERNVGLVPSLEGWQPKQIKTRVYELLQLVGLEPAQFATRYPHELSGGQRQRVGVARALAADPPVLLMDEPFGALDPITRLELQQEFRHLQQELGKTVVFVTHDIQEALVLASRIGLMYGGELVVLGTRDEFMRSQHPESLAFLQCLRSLQDTL